One genomic region from Panthera tigris isolate Pti1 chromosome D1, P.tigris_Pti1_mat1.1, whole genome shotgun sequence encodes:
- the LMNTD2 gene encoding lamin tail domain-containing protein 2 isoform X4: MCKHPAPPGTSRMAPEPCQEAEKAEKQAALSLADQEPVSDHLEPPAGTPKDPVAPACLKDTKPSSTPVVFPVNLQLAPESLDPRTLRLLWGQRELEIQALRWTIQNRQNARHCHILYEVAGLPPESCSHSQEKLLQNQIQKLTLELKGQKEQAQLEKSQLETELQAFQRSRLLQLARSSWVGRVLRSSTGSVEVVTAETLMDSSDLSENDQVPSTGEGFRLEDVDWNSIAHRYPNLLANIKSNSDQKHPRALPSPPAPVPGQWGSELHRERVEQHLKSVEWCSLPSVGTSSSGGTDSDPGSGWLAEPHRVQKVTGQPPSAAGRSSELTEPHRSSLGREMQALPEAPRAIPPAVDLTPGAVPLPRAASGYCSLKIVAVSRKERFVRVLNQSLEETADLGGLTLRQLLYGFPVCMYRFPPGTLLAPRHHVTVWGEGPGGTKKRPPSSLGQEPVHFHSGRGCVTLLLNPKGEVLSEHRAPHCVTPVSRIFADNTDLSVDRFPLSEDGLGADPGEQSRGPQHSRAGRVREAGARRRRPGTRGLLPRLSTSKLFRPREVPARPEAAETRTPELLPALPGERRGTRRAGGPAGSGSPADPIPSLSLAEAGLCLEHCGARKEHRVRVCRRIVDRGCPMVALSVQSTAESRYGFRFLPCPPVTADPGARV; the protein is encoded by the exons ATGTGCAAACATCCTG CTCCCCCAGGAACATCGAGAATGGCCCCTGAGCCTTGCCAAGAGGCTGAAAAAGCTGAGAAACAGGCTGCCTTATCCCTGGCGGACCAAGAGCCGGTCAGTGACCACCTGGAGCCTCCAGCTGGCACACCCAAAGACCCAGTGGCTCCTGCATGCCTGAAGGACACCAAGCCCAGCTCCACGCCCGTGGTCTTCCCCGTCAACCTGCA GTTGGCCCCTGAGTCCTTGGACCCCCGCACCCTGCGGCTGCTGTGGGGTCAGCGGGAACTGGAGATCCAGGCTCTGCGGTGGACCATCCAGAACCGCCAGAATGCCCGGCACTGCCACATCCTGTACGAGGTGGCCGGACTGCCACCCGAGAG ttgctcGCACAGTCAGGAGAAGCTCCTGCAGAACCAGATCCAGAAGCTGACTCTGGAGTTGAAAGGGCAGAAGGAACAGGCCCAACTG GAGAAGTCCCAGCTGGAGACTGAGCTGCAGGCGTTCCAGAGGTCCCGCCTCCTGCAGCTGGCCCGCTCCTCCTGGGTGGGTCGCGTGCTGCGATCTTCCACCGGCAGTGTGGAG GTGGTAACTGCAGAAACTCTGATGGACTCCAGTGACCTCTCTGAGAATGACCAGGTCCCCTCTACTGGAGAG GGTTTCCGGCTGGAGGACGTAGACTGGAACAGCATTGCCCATCGGTATCCCAACCTCCTCGCCAACATCAAGTCCAACTCAGATCAAAA GCACCCCCGGGCCTTGCCATCCCCACCGGCCCCAGTGCCTGGCCAGTGGGGCTCGGAGCTGCATAGAGAGCGTGTGGAACAGCATCTCAAGAGTGTCGAGTGGtgttccctgccctctgtgggcACCAGCAGCTCAGGGGGCACAGACTCCGACCCCGgcagtggctggctggctgagccTCATCGCGTGCAGAAGGTGACGGGACAGCCACCCTCCGCTGCAGGCCGCAGTTCTGAGTTGACAGAGCCACACCGGAGCAGCCTCGGCAGGGAAATGCAGGCACTGCCTGAAG cCCCCAGGGCCATCCCTCCTGCTGTGGATCTGACCCCTGGAGCTGTTCCTCTCCCACGTGCGGCCTCAGGGTACTGCAG CCTGAAGATCGTGGCCGTGAGCCGCAAGGAGAGGTTCGTGCGCGTCCTCAACCAGTCGCTGGAGGAGACCGCCGACCTGGGCGGCCTCACGCTGCGGCAGCTCCTGTACGGCTTCCCGGTGTGCATGTACCGCTTCCCGCCCGGCACGCTGCTGGCTCCACGGCACCACGTTACG GTCTGGGGCGAGGGCCCCGGCGGCACCAAGAAGCGGCCGCCGTCGTCCTTGGGCCAAGAGCCTGTCCACTTCCATTCCGGCCGGGGATGCGTGACTCTCCTCCTGAACCCCAAGGGCGAG GTCCTGAGCGAGCACCGGGCCCCCCACTGCGTGACCCCGGTCTCGAGGATCTTCGCTGACAACACCGACCTCTCCGTAGACCGCTTCCCGCTCTCAGAGGACGGGCTTGGGGCCGACCCCGGGGAGCAGAGTCGCGGGCCTCAACACTCGCGCGCGGGCAGGGTGCGGGAGGCCGGAGCCAGACGCCGGAGGCCCGG GACGCGGGGCCTCTTGCCGCGGCTGAGCACCAGCAAGCTCTTCCGCCCGCGGGAGGTGCCGGCGCGGCCCGAGGCCGCCGAGACCCGCACGCCCGAGCTCCTGCCCGCCTTGCCCGGTGAGCGCAGGGGGACGCGGAGGGCGGGCGGACCGGCGGGGAGTGGGAGTCCGGCCGACCCCATCCCGTCGCTGTCCCTCGCAGAGGCCGGGCTGTGCCTGGAGCACTGCGGGGCTAGGAAGGAGCACAGGGTCCGG gtgTGCAGGAGGATCGTGGACCGGGGCTGCCCGATGGtagcgctgtcagtgcagagcacggCTGAGAGCAGATACGGCTTCCGCTTCCTCCCCTGCCCGCCGGTCACCGCGGACCCGGGCGCTCGGGTGTAG
- the LMNTD2 gene encoding lamin tail domain-containing protein 2 isoform X6, translating to MCKHPAPPGTSRMAPEPCQEAEKAEKQAALSLADQEPVSDHLEPPAGTPKDPVAPACLKDTKPSSTPVVFPVNLQLAPESLDPRTLRLLWGQRELEIQALRWTIQNRQNARHCHILYEVAGLPPESCSHSQEKLLQNQIQKLTLELKGQKEQAQLEKSQLETELQAFQRSRLLQLARSSWVGRVLRSSTGSVEVVTAETLMDSSDLSENDQVPSTGEGFRLEDVDWNSIAHRYPNLLANIKSNSDQKHPRALPSPPAPVPGQWGSELHRERVEQHLKSVEWCSLPSVGTSSSGGTDSDPGSGWLAEPHRVQKVTGQPPSAAGRSSELTEPHRSSLGREMQALPEAPRAIPPAVDLTPGAVPLPRAASGYCSLKIVAVSRKERFVRVLNQSLEETADLGGLTLRQLLYGFPVCMYRFPPGTLLAPRHHVTQVWGEGPGGTKKRPPSSLGQEPVHFHSGRGCVTLLLNPKGEVRVLSEHRAPHCVTPVSRIFADNTDLSVDRFPLSEDGLGADPGEQSRGPQHSRAGRVREAGARRRRPGTRGLLPRLSTSKLFRPREVPARPEAAETRTPELLPALPGVQEDRGPGLPDGSAVSAEHG from the exons ATGTGCAAACATCCTG CTCCCCCAGGAACATCGAGAATGGCCCCTGAGCCTTGCCAAGAGGCTGAAAAAGCTGAGAAACAGGCTGCCTTATCCCTGGCGGACCAAGAGCCGGTCAGTGACCACCTGGAGCCTCCAGCTGGCACACCCAAAGACCCAGTGGCTCCTGCATGCCTGAAGGACACCAAGCCCAGCTCCACGCCCGTGGTCTTCCCCGTCAACCTGCA GTTGGCCCCTGAGTCCTTGGACCCCCGCACCCTGCGGCTGCTGTGGGGTCAGCGGGAACTGGAGATCCAGGCTCTGCGGTGGACCATCCAGAACCGCCAGAATGCCCGGCACTGCCACATCCTGTACGAGGTGGCCGGACTGCCACCCGAGAG ttgctcGCACAGTCAGGAGAAGCTCCTGCAGAACCAGATCCAGAAGCTGACTCTGGAGTTGAAAGGGCAGAAGGAACAGGCCCAACTG GAGAAGTCCCAGCTGGAGACTGAGCTGCAGGCGTTCCAGAGGTCCCGCCTCCTGCAGCTGGCCCGCTCCTCCTGGGTGGGTCGCGTGCTGCGATCTTCCACCGGCAGTGTGGAG GTGGTAACTGCAGAAACTCTGATGGACTCCAGTGACCTCTCTGAGAATGACCAGGTCCCCTCTACTGGAGAG GGTTTCCGGCTGGAGGACGTAGACTGGAACAGCATTGCCCATCGGTATCCCAACCTCCTCGCCAACATCAAGTCCAACTCAGATCAAAA GCACCCCCGGGCCTTGCCATCCCCACCGGCCCCAGTGCCTGGCCAGTGGGGCTCGGAGCTGCATAGAGAGCGTGTGGAACAGCATCTCAAGAGTGTCGAGTGGtgttccctgccctctgtgggcACCAGCAGCTCAGGGGGCACAGACTCCGACCCCGgcagtggctggctggctgagccTCATCGCGTGCAGAAGGTGACGGGACAGCCACCCTCCGCTGCAGGCCGCAGTTCTGAGTTGACAGAGCCACACCGGAGCAGCCTCGGCAGGGAAATGCAGGCACTGCCTGAAG cCCCCAGGGCCATCCCTCCTGCTGTGGATCTGACCCCTGGAGCTGTTCCTCTCCCACGTGCGGCCTCAGGGTACTGCAG CCTGAAGATCGTGGCCGTGAGCCGCAAGGAGAGGTTCGTGCGCGTCCTCAACCAGTCGCTGGAGGAGACCGCCGACCTGGGCGGCCTCACGCTGCGGCAGCTCCTGTACGGCTTCCCGGTGTGCATGTACCGCTTCCCGCCCGGCACGCTGCTGGCTCCACGGCACCACGTTACG CAGGTCTGGGGCGAGGGCCCCGGCGGCACCAAGAAGCGGCCGCCGTCGTCCTTGGGCCAAGAGCCTGTCCACTTCCATTCCGGCCGGGGATGCGTGACTCTCCTCCTGAACCCCAAGGGCGAGGTCAGG GTCCTGAGCGAGCACCGGGCCCCCCACTGCGTGACCCCGGTCTCGAGGATCTTCGCTGACAACACCGACCTCTCCGTAGACCGCTTCCCGCTCTCAGAGGACGGGCTTGGGGCCGACCCCGGGGAGCAGAGTCGCGGGCCTCAACACTCGCGCGCGGGCAGGGTGCGGGAGGCCGGAGCCAGACGCCGGAGGCCCGG GACGCGGGGCCTCTTGCCGCGGCTGAGCACCAGCAAGCTCTTCCGCCCGCGGGAGGTGCCGGCGCGGCCCGAGGCCGCCGAGACCCGCACGCCCGAGCTCCTGCCCGCCTTGCCCG gtgTGCAGGAGGATCGTGGACCGGGGCTGCCCGATGGtagcgctgtcagtgcagagcacggCTGA
- the LMNTD2 gene encoding lamin tail domain-containing protein 2 isoform X1 gives MCKHPAPPGTSRMAPEPCQEAEKAEKQAALSLADQEPVSDHLEPPAGTPKDPVAPACLKDTKPSSTPVVFPVNLQLAPESLDPRTLRLLWGQRELEIQALRWTIQNRQNARHCHILYEVAGLPPESCSHSQEKLLQNQIQKLTLELKGQKEQAQLEKSQLETELQAFQRSRLLQLARSSWVGRVLRSSTGSVEVVTAETLMDSSDLSENDQVPSTGEGFRLEDVDWNSIAHRYPNLLANIKSNSDQKHPRALPSPPAPVPGQWGSELHRERVEQHLKSVEWCSLPSVGTSSSGGTDSDPGSGWLAEPHRVQKVTGQPPSAAGRSSELTEPHRSSLGREMQALPEAPRAIPPAVDLTPGAVPLPRAASGYCSLKIVAVSRKERFVRVLNQSLEETADLGGLTLRQLLYGFPVCMYRFPPGTLLAPRHHVTQVWGEGPGGTKKRPPSSLGQEPVHFHSGRGCVTLLLNPKGEVRVLSEHRAPHCVTPVSRIFADNTDLSVDRFPLSEDGLGADPGEQSRGPQHSRAGRVREAGARRRRPGTRGLLPRLSTSKLFRPREVPARPEAAETRTPELLPALPGERRGTRRAGGPAGSGSPADPIPSLSLAEAGLCLEHCGARKEHRVRVCRRIVDRGCPMVALSVQSTAESRYGFRFLPCPPVTADPGARV, from the exons ATGTGCAAACATCCTG CTCCCCCAGGAACATCGAGAATGGCCCCTGAGCCTTGCCAAGAGGCTGAAAAAGCTGAGAAACAGGCTGCCTTATCCCTGGCGGACCAAGAGCCGGTCAGTGACCACCTGGAGCCTCCAGCTGGCACACCCAAAGACCCAGTGGCTCCTGCATGCCTGAAGGACACCAAGCCCAGCTCCACGCCCGTGGTCTTCCCCGTCAACCTGCA GTTGGCCCCTGAGTCCTTGGACCCCCGCACCCTGCGGCTGCTGTGGGGTCAGCGGGAACTGGAGATCCAGGCTCTGCGGTGGACCATCCAGAACCGCCAGAATGCCCGGCACTGCCACATCCTGTACGAGGTGGCCGGACTGCCACCCGAGAG ttgctcGCACAGTCAGGAGAAGCTCCTGCAGAACCAGATCCAGAAGCTGACTCTGGAGTTGAAAGGGCAGAAGGAACAGGCCCAACTG GAGAAGTCCCAGCTGGAGACTGAGCTGCAGGCGTTCCAGAGGTCCCGCCTCCTGCAGCTGGCCCGCTCCTCCTGGGTGGGTCGCGTGCTGCGATCTTCCACCGGCAGTGTGGAG GTGGTAACTGCAGAAACTCTGATGGACTCCAGTGACCTCTCTGAGAATGACCAGGTCCCCTCTACTGGAGAG GGTTTCCGGCTGGAGGACGTAGACTGGAACAGCATTGCCCATCGGTATCCCAACCTCCTCGCCAACATCAAGTCCAACTCAGATCAAAA GCACCCCCGGGCCTTGCCATCCCCACCGGCCCCAGTGCCTGGCCAGTGGGGCTCGGAGCTGCATAGAGAGCGTGTGGAACAGCATCTCAAGAGTGTCGAGTGGtgttccctgccctctgtgggcACCAGCAGCTCAGGGGGCACAGACTCCGACCCCGgcagtggctggctggctgagccTCATCGCGTGCAGAAGGTGACGGGACAGCCACCCTCCGCTGCAGGCCGCAGTTCTGAGTTGACAGAGCCACACCGGAGCAGCCTCGGCAGGGAAATGCAGGCACTGCCTGAAG cCCCCAGGGCCATCCCTCCTGCTGTGGATCTGACCCCTGGAGCTGTTCCTCTCCCACGTGCGGCCTCAGGGTACTGCAG CCTGAAGATCGTGGCCGTGAGCCGCAAGGAGAGGTTCGTGCGCGTCCTCAACCAGTCGCTGGAGGAGACCGCCGACCTGGGCGGCCTCACGCTGCGGCAGCTCCTGTACGGCTTCCCGGTGTGCATGTACCGCTTCCCGCCCGGCACGCTGCTGGCTCCACGGCACCACGTTACG CAGGTCTGGGGCGAGGGCCCCGGCGGCACCAAGAAGCGGCCGCCGTCGTCCTTGGGCCAAGAGCCTGTCCACTTCCATTCCGGCCGGGGATGCGTGACTCTCCTCCTGAACCCCAAGGGCGAGGTCAGG GTCCTGAGCGAGCACCGGGCCCCCCACTGCGTGACCCCGGTCTCGAGGATCTTCGCTGACAACACCGACCTCTCCGTAGACCGCTTCCCGCTCTCAGAGGACGGGCTTGGGGCCGACCCCGGGGAGCAGAGTCGCGGGCCTCAACACTCGCGCGCGGGCAGGGTGCGGGAGGCCGGAGCCAGACGCCGGAGGCCCGG GACGCGGGGCCTCTTGCCGCGGCTGAGCACCAGCAAGCTCTTCCGCCCGCGGGAGGTGCCGGCGCGGCCCGAGGCCGCCGAGACCCGCACGCCCGAGCTCCTGCCCGCCTTGCCCGGTGAGCGCAGGGGGACGCGGAGGGCGGGCGGACCGGCGGGGAGTGGGAGTCCGGCCGACCCCATCCCGTCGCTGTCCCTCGCAGAGGCCGGGCTGTGCCTGGAGCACTGCGGGGCTAGGAAGGAGCACAGGGTCCGG gtgTGCAGGAGGATCGTGGACCGGGGCTGCCCGATGGtagcgctgtcagtgcagagcacggCTGAGAGCAGATACGGCTTCCGCTTCCTCCCCTGCCCGCCGGTCACCGCGGACCCGGGCGCTCGGGTGTAG
- the LMNTD2 gene encoding lamin tail domain-containing protein 2 isoform X3 codes for MCKHPAPPGTSRMAPEPCQEAEKAEKQAALSLADQEPVSDHLEPPAGTPKDPVAPACLKDTKPSSTPVVFPVNLQLAPESLDPRTLRLLWGQRELEIQALRWTIQNRQNARHCHILYEVAGLPPESCSHSQEKLLQNQIQKLTLELKGQKEQAQLEKSQLETELQAFQRSRLLQLARSSWVGRVLRSSTGSVEVVTAETLMDSSDLSENDQVPSTGEGFRLEDVDWNSIAHRYPNLLANIKSNSDQKHPRALPSPPAPVPGQWGSELHRERVEQHLKSVEWCSLPSVGTSSSGGTDSDPGSGWLAEPHRVQKVTGQPPSAAGRSSELTEPHRSSLGREMQALPEAPRAIPPAVDLTPGAVPLPRAASGYCSLKIVAVSRKERFVRVLNQSLEETADLGGLTLRQLLYGFPVCMYRFPPGTLLAPRHHVTQVWGEGPGGTKKRPPSSLGQEPVHFHSGRGCVTLLLNPKGEVLSEHRAPHCVTPVSRIFADNTDLSVDRFPLSEDGLGADPGEQSRGPQHSRAGRVREAGARRRRPGTRGLLPRLSTSKLFRPREVPARPEAAETRTPELLPALPGERRGTRRAGGPAGSGSPADPIPSLSLAEAGLCLEHCGARKEHRVRVCRRIVDRGCPMVALSVQSTAESRYGFRFLPCPPVTADPGARV; via the exons ATGTGCAAACATCCTG CTCCCCCAGGAACATCGAGAATGGCCCCTGAGCCTTGCCAAGAGGCTGAAAAAGCTGAGAAACAGGCTGCCTTATCCCTGGCGGACCAAGAGCCGGTCAGTGACCACCTGGAGCCTCCAGCTGGCACACCCAAAGACCCAGTGGCTCCTGCATGCCTGAAGGACACCAAGCCCAGCTCCACGCCCGTGGTCTTCCCCGTCAACCTGCA GTTGGCCCCTGAGTCCTTGGACCCCCGCACCCTGCGGCTGCTGTGGGGTCAGCGGGAACTGGAGATCCAGGCTCTGCGGTGGACCATCCAGAACCGCCAGAATGCCCGGCACTGCCACATCCTGTACGAGGTGGCCGGACTGCCACCCGAGAG ttgctcGCACAGTCAGGAGAAGCTCCTGCAGAACCAGATCCAGAAGCTGACTCTGGAGTTGAAAGGGCAGAAGGAACAGGCCCAACTG GAGAAGTCCCAGCTGGAGACTGAGCTGCAGGCGTTCCAGAGGTCCCGCCTCCTGCAGCTGGCCCGCTCCTCCTGGGTGGGTCGCGTGCTGCGATCTTCCACCGGCAGTGTGGAG GTGGTAACTGCAGAAACTCTGATGGACTCCAGTGACCTCTCTGAGAATGACCAGGTCCCCTCTACTGGAGAG GGTTTCCGGCTGGAGGACGTAGACTGGAACAGCATTGCCCATCGGTATCCCAACCTCCTCGCCAACATCAAGTCCAACTCAGATCAAAA GCACCCCCGGGCCTTGCCATCCCCACCGGCCCCAGTGCCTGGCCAGTGGGGCTCGGAGCTGCATAGAGAGCGTGTGGAACAGCATCTCAAGAGTGTCGAGTGGtgttccctgccctctgtgggcACCAGCAGCTCAGGGGGCACAGACTCCGACCCCGgcagtggctggctggctgagccTCATCGCGTGCAGAAGGTGACGGGACAGCCACCCTCCGCTGCAGGCCGCAGTTCTGAGTTGACAGAGCCACACCGGAGCAGCCTCGGCAGGGAAATGCAGGCACTGCCTGAAG cCCCCAGGGCCATCCCTCCTGCTGTGGATCTGACCCCTGGAGCTGTTCCTCTCCCACGTGCGGCCTCAGGGTACTGCAG CCTGAAGATCGTGGCCGTGAGCCGCAAGGAGAGGTTCGTGCGCGTCCTCAACCAGTCGCTGGAGGAGACCGCCGACCTGGGCGGCCTCACGCTGCGGCAGCTCCTGTACGGCTTCCCGGTGTGCATGTACCGCTTCCCGCCCGGCACGCTGCTGGCTCCACGGCACCACGTTACG CAGGTCTGGGGCGAGGGCCCCGGCGGCACCAAGAAGCGGCCGCCGTCGTCCTTGGGCCAAGAGCCTGTCCACTTCCATTCCGGCCGGGGATGCGTGACTCTCCTCCTGAACCCCAAGGGCGAG GTCCTGAGCGAGCACCGGGCCCCCCACTGCGTGACCCCGGTCTCGAGGATCTTCGCTGACAACACCGACCTCTCCGTAGACCGCTTCCCGCTCTCAGAGGACGGGCTTGGGGCCGACCCCGGGGAGCAGAGTCGCGGGCCTCAACACTCGCGCGCGGGCAGGGTGCGGGAGGCCGGAGCCAGACGCCGGAGGCCCGG GACGCGGGGCCTCTTGCCGCGGCTGAGCACCAGCAAGCTCTTCCGCCCGCGGGAGGTGCCGGCGCGGCCCGAGGCCGCCGAGACCCGCACGCCCGAGCTCCTGCCCGCCTTGCCCGGTGAGCGCAGGGGGACGCGGAGGGCGGGCGGACCGGCGGGGAGTGGGAGTCCGGCCGACCCCATCCCGTCGCTGTCCCTCGCAGAGGCCGGGCTGTGCCTGGAGCACTGCGGGGCTAGGAAGGAGCACAGGGTCCGG gtgTGCAGGAGGATCGTGGACCGGGGCTGCCCGATGGtagcgctgtcagtgcagagcacggCTGAGAGCAGATACGGCTTCCGCTTCCTCCCCTGCCCGCCGGTCACCGCGGACCCGGGCGCTCGGGTGTAG
- the LMNTD2 gene encoding lamin tail domain-containing protein 2 isoform X7 translates to MCKHPAPPGTSRMAPEPCQEAEKAEKQAALSLADQEPVSDHLEPPAGTPKDPVAPACLKDTKPSSTPVVFPVNLQLAPESLDPRTLRLLWGQRELEIQALRWTIQNRQNARHCHILYEVAGLPPESCSHSQEKLLQNQIQKLTLELKGQKEQAQLEKSQLETELQAFQRSRLLQLARSSWVGRVLRSSTGSVEVVTAETLMDSSDLSENDQVPSTGEGFRLEDVDWNSIAHRYPNLLANIKSNSDQKHPRALPSPPAPVPGQWGSELHRERVEQHLKSVEWCSLPSVGTSSSGGTDSDPGSGWLAEPHRVQKVTGQPPSAAGRSSELTEPHRSSLGREMQALPEAPRAIPPAVDLTPGAVPLPRAASGYCSLKIVAVSRKERFVRVLNQSLEETADLGGLTLRQLLYGFPVCMYRFPPGTLLAPRHHVTQVWGEGPGGTKKRPPSSLGQEPVHFHSGRGCVTLLLNPKGEVRVLSEHRAPHCVTPVSRIFADNTDLSVDRFPLSEDGLGADPGEQSRGPQHSRAGRDAGPLAAAEHQQALPPAGGAGAARGRRDPHARAPARLARCAGGSWTGAARW, encoded by the exons ATGTGCAAACATCCTG CTCCCCCAGGAACATCGAGAATGGCCCCTGAGCCTTGCCAAGAGGCTGAAAAAGCTGAGAAACAGGCTGCCTTATCCCTGGCGGACCAAGAGCCGGTCAGTGACCACCTGGAGCCTCCAGCTGGCACACCCAAAGACCCAGTGGCTCCTGCATGCCTGAAGGACACCAAGCCCAGCTCCACGCCCGTGGTCTTCCCCGTCAACCTGCA GTTGGCCCCTGAGTCCTTGGACCCCCGCACCCTGCGGCTGCTGTGGGGTCAGCGGGAACTGGAGATCCAGGCTCTGCGGTGGACCATCCAGAACCGCCAGAATGCCCGGCACTGCCACATCCTGTACGAGGTGGCCGGACTGCCACCCGAGAG ttgctcGCACAGTCAGGAGAAGCTCCTGCAGAACCAGATCCAGAAGCTGACTCTGGAGTTGAAAGGGCAGAAGGAACAGGCCCAACTG GAGAAGTCCCAGCTGGAGACTGAGCTGCAGGCGTTCCAGAGGTCCCGCCTCCTGCAGCTGGCCCGCTCCTCCTGGGTGGGTCGCGTGCTGCGATCTTCCACCGGCAGTGTGGAG GTGGTAACTGCAGAAACTCTGATGGACTCCAGTGACCTCTCTGAGAATGACCAGGTCCCCTCTACTGGAGAG GGTTTCCGGCTGGAGGACGTAGACTGGAACAGCATTGCCCATCGGTATCCCAACCTCCTCGCCAACATCAAGTCCAACTCAGATCAAAA GCACCCCCGGGCCTTGCCATCCCCACCGGCCCCAGTGCCTGGCCAGTGGGGCTCGGAGCTGCATAGAGAGCGTGTGGAACAGCATCTCAAGAGTGTCGAGTGGtgttccctgccctctgtgggcACCAGCAGCTCAGGGGGCACAGACTCCGACCCCGgcagtggctggctggctgagccTCATCGCGTGCAGAAGGTGACGGGACAGCCACCCTCCGCTGCAGGCCGCAGTTCTGAGTTGACAGAGCCACACCGGAGCAGCCTCGGCAGGGAAATGCAGGCACTGCCTGAAG cCCCCAGGGCCATCCCTCCTGCTGTGGATCTGACCCCTGGAGCTGTTCCTCTCCCACGTGCGGCCTCAGGGTACTGCAG CCTGAAGATCGTGGCCGTGAGCCGCAAGGAGAGGTTCGTGCGCGTCCTCAACCAGTCGCTGGAGGAGACCGCCGACCTGGGCGGCCTCACGCTGCGGCAGCTCCTGTACGGCTTCCCGGTGTGCATGTACCGCTTCCCGCCCGGCACGCTGCTGGCTCCACGGCACCACGTTACG CAGGTCTGGGGCGAGGGCCCCGGCGGCACCAAGAAGCGGCCGCCGTCGTCCTTGGGCCAAGAGCCTGTCCACTTCCATTCCGGCCGGGGATGCGTGACTCTCCTCCTGAACCCCAAGGGCGAGGTCAGG GTCCTGAGCGAGCACCGGGCCCCCCACTGCGTGACCCCGGTCTCGAGGATCTTCGCTGACAACACCGACCTCTCCGTAGACCGCTTCCCGCTCTCAGAGGACGGGCTTGGGGCCGACCCCGGGGAGCAGAGTCGCGGGCCTCAACACTCGCGCGCGGGCAGG GACGCGGGGCCTCTTGCCGCGGCTGAGCACCAGCAAGCTCTTCCGCCCGCGGGAGGTGCCGGCGCGGCCCGAGGCCGCCGAGACCCGCACGCCCGAGCTCCTGCCCGCCTTGCCCG gtgTGCAGGAGGATCGTGGACCGGGGCTGCCCGATGGtag